The Deltaproteobacteria bacterium genome contains the following window.
GATCGGCATATTCCACAACGCGGCGCTGCGCAATGCGGCAGGCCGCCAAACGGGCCTTGATATCCAGGACCATGGTGCGGGGGTCCCGGCTCATGGCCGCGAACATGTTCAGGATGTCCTCACGAAGGGTGTAGTTCTCACCCACTTTTATGGGCGGGGTGATCAGGCCTTCGTCATATTTGGATCGGGCCTTGGGACAGACGCCGCCCGGGTCGGTCCCGCCGTTTTCGCCCGTATGCACCACCGCACCCACGAAACAGATTAATTCCCCTTCGTGGAACACCGGGACGCAAAGGCCCATGTCCGCCGGGTGTACGCCGCCATAGAAAGGATCGTTAAAGAAGAAGCTGTCGCCCTCCTTCACCCCCACCGAGCTGTCATTGATCCAGTGTTTCACGATATATTTTACCGGAATCTGTCCCAGGACGGCGTGGAACCAGATGCCCGTGGCCACCACCGCCAGATCACCCCGGGCAGTGTAGATGCCGAAGGCCACGTCGCCCCAGCGCATGCCCGAAGAGGCCCCCAGCTTCATGGTGGTCTCTTTGCCCTCCTGGGCCACCATATTCATCTTGTGGACGAATATATCGTACTCGACGACATCCATCTTTTCCTGGGCCTCGGTCTCCCGAGCCGTCATGGGCTCGGGTTTGAGCTGCTGCACTACCTCCATGTCCCTTGCGTAAACCATTGCGCACATGGCTTGTCTCCCTTCCGCAGGAATCTTTCATCCCGCGCTTTTTTTATGAGTGTCGACGTCCTTTGCCCCTAATCGCGGTCGGGTCGCAACACGGCGCTGCCCAGTCCGTCTTTCTTGAAGTTCCAGCCCGGTTCGAGCACATAAGTGGTGTCAGGAGCTTCGATCAGGGCCGGACCATCGATGCTGTTCCCGGGCTCGATCCGGTCAAAGTCATACACGAGGGTTTCCTTGAATCCGCCCAATTCAGGCCAAAAGGCCTTCCGGGGCGCGCGCACGGCGGCCTCGGGCGGGGTCTCTCCCGCGAGGGGCCTCTGATCCATGGGTCTGGGCTCGGCCAGCACATAGGCCGTAAGGTAAAAACACTCCACGTTCACCCCGCCCATGGGGAACGTAGCCTCGGGGCTGTAGATGGCCGAATACTCTTCCGTGAAACGGTCGCAGATATCCTTGTACTCTTCAGGGCCGGTCACCTTCAAATGCGGGCTGATAATCTTGGTGAGGTTGTATTGCATGCCGTAACGCATGTCCAATTCCAATCGGAAACCGATGCGGTCCGGGCTGTAACCTTCCAGCTTCAGGTCATTGACAGCCAGTTCCTTGAGTTCCTCCACCACATTGTTAAAGCCGTCATAATCCTGGGAGTAACACTGTTCCGCATAGTAAAATATCTTCATGGTGCGGGATTTGTCCCAGACCTGTTGGATATTCACCGTGGAGGCCCCAAAGGCCCCGAATACGGGGGAATGGCCCGACACGACGACCTTGTCCACCTGCAGGTAGGGAGCGAAGCCGCAGGCGTGCGTCGCGCCCGCTCCGCCGCAGGCGAAAATCACAAAGTCGCGGGGGTCGTGGCCTTTTAAGGCCACCTCATTGAAGACTTCCTGACCCATGCGGGCGTCCACCACCGCCCGGATGCGCCGGGCCGCTTCCACCACGTCGATGCCCAGGGGATCGGCGATTTTGCTTTTGATGGCTTTGGCGCTGAGTTCCTCGTCCAGCAGCATCCGGCCGCCCAGGTAGTTCTCCGGGTTCAGATAGCCCAGCACCAGGTCCGCATCCGTGACTGTGGGCTCCTGTCCTCCAAGGTCGTAGCAGGCCGGGCCGGGCATGGACCCGGCCGACTGGGGACCCACCTCCAGGGCGTCGCCCATCAGTTTGTTGACCCAGGCGATGGAGCCGCCGCCAGCCCCGATGGACTTCACTTCAATGGCCGGAATATTGGTTCGCCATCGGTCGATCACCGGGATGAAGTCGTAGGTGCGAAGGCGACCGCCGCTGATCACTCCGATGTCGAACGAAGTACCGCCCATGTCGGTGAAAATGATATTCTCGTGACCGTATTCCCGGCCCAGGGTAAGGGCCCCGTGCAAACCGGCCACCGGTCCGGCGTTGTGGGTGAGTACTGCCCGGGTGCGGGAGACCTTTTTCATGCCTCCGGTATTGTGCACCAGCATCAAGGGGCGTTTGTACCCGCCGTCTCTCAGTTCGGCGCCCAGCTTGTTGAGTTCGTCGGCCATTACCCCGTGGATATAGGCGTTGACCACGGTGGTGATGAAACGGGTGTATTCACCGGATTTGGGCGAGACGTCGCTGGATAGAATCACCGGCAGGGAGCCTAGGTAGTCCTCGGGGTATTCCTCTTCGATCACTTGCTTAATCATTTGCTCATGGGTCGGATTGACAAAGGACCAGAGCAGGCAGACGACGAAACCCATGGCCCCTTTGTCCACCAATTCCTGCAGGGCAACGA
Protein-coding sequences here:
- a CDS encoding hydantoinase B/oxoprolinase family protein, translated to MCAMVYARDMEVVQQLKPEPMTARETEAQEKMDVVEYDIFVHKMNMVAQEGKETTMKLGASSGMRWGDVAFGIYTARGDLAVVATGIWFHAVLGQIPVKYIVKHWINDSSVGVKEGDSFFFNDPFYGGVHPADMGLCVPVFHEGELICFVGAVVHTGENGGTDPGGVCPKARSKYDEGLITPPIKVGENYTLREDILNMFAAMSRDPRTMVLDIKARLAACRIAQRRVVEYAD
- a CDS encoding hydantoinase/oxoprolinase family protein; translated protein: MGISINVDIGGTFTDFYARGDDGKTQMTKTPSTHYDLSVGFMKGMRSLARSFGTGLSEFLGESDVVRYCTTVGTNALIERNGPKLGLITTAGHEDAIFLGRGRSWADGGDSAANKDLARINKAEPLIRRNMVVGVRERMDSFGNPVCPLNRDEILVALQELVDKGAMGFVVCLLWSFVNPTHEQMIKQVIEEEYPEDYLGSLPVILSSDVSPKSGEYTRFITTVVNAYIHGVMADELNKLGAELRDGGYKRPLMLVHNTGGMKKVSRTRAVLTHNAGPVAGLHGALTLGREYGHENIIFTDMGGTSFDIGVISGGRLRTYDFIPVIDRWRTNIPAIEVKSIGAGGGSIAWVNKLMGDALEVGPQSAGSMPGPACYDLGGQEPTVTDADLVLGYLNPENYLGGRMLLDEELSAKAIKSKIADPLGIDVVEAARRIRAVVDARMGQEVFNEVALKGHDPRDFVIFACGGAGATHACGFAPYLQVDKVVVSGHSPVFGAFGASTVNIQQVWDKSRTMKIFYYAEQCYSQDYDGFNNVVEELKELAVNDLKLEGYSPDRIGFRLELDMRYGMQYNLTKIISPHLKVTGPEEYKDICDRFTEEYSAIYSPEATFPMGGVNVECFYLTAYVLAEPRPMDQRPLAGETPPEAAVRAPRKAFWPELGGFKETLVYDFDRIEPGNSIDGPALIEAPDTTYVLEPGWNFKKDGLGSAVLRPDRD